The genomic segment TCCGTCTGCCTCGGCAATGACGCGAACCCGGGAACTCTCGGCGAGCTTCACCTTCGCCTCGAGCCACGGCTTGCTCCGTTCGCCCAGTCTGATGTCGGCCAGCAGGGGAAACCGGTTGCCTTCACCGATCAACAGAATGCGCTGCACGCGCGGCAGATTGACCGTCACTTCCAGGGGTACCTGGGCACCATTTTCGGCAACATCGGGGCCCTGAATGACGATCGCCGTGCTCGCCAAAGGTGCAGACAACCCGAGCGCGGCGTAAACCGACTCCGGGCTGGCGGCGCTGAACGCATGCACCTCGCGTTCGCCGGCCAGTGCAGGCTGCGCGTCCGCCAGCAGGCGCGCGATGGATGCGGCAGCCGCGAGGCGCAGGAAGTTGC from the Accumulibacter sp. genome contains:
- a CDS encoding thiosulfate oxidation carrier protein SoxY is translated as MDDRRNFLRLAAAASIARLLADAQPALAGEREVHAFSAASPESVYAALGLSAPLASTAIVIQGPDVAENGAQVPLEVTVNLPRVQRILLIGEGNRFPLLADIRLGERSKPWLEAKVKLAESSRVRVIAEADGRLYTATRDVRVIVGGCLPG